The Sesamum indicum cultivar Zhongzhi No. 13 linkage group LG2, S_indicum_v1.0, whole genome shotgun sequence genome contains a region encoding:
- the LOC105156059 gene encoding protein IQ-DOMAIN 1-like — translation MTMKCMQALLRVQARVRDQRARLSHDGGRRSMFAETNNLWESKYLKDIRERKSRSREGSCVTDDWRDCPRTLEELEAILKARNEAALTHEKSLAFAFSQQNKILDSDRIPYDGEENEVENRANWLDRWMATKQWENSSRASTDYRRDSIKTVEVDSLRTSSYSATNGRKSRCQSPIHRQAAASPHHRSFHNAAPIQSPATPSLISKTRPAQVRPASPRCLKEEKSYSTANTPSLRSTQRFNSSVSRNSTSVNEGPGNASIPNYMAATESAKARIRSQSAPRQRPSTPERDRGGSARKRLSYPIPEPYCVNFGFGCNGFGQNNLRSPSFKSVQAGYVGMEEQSNYSCYTESIGGEISPCSTTDLRRWLR, via the exons ATGACCATGAAATGCATGCAGGCGCTGCTCCGAGTGCAGGCGCGGGTTCGGGATCAACGCGCCCGCCTCTCCCACGACGGCGGAAGAAGGTCAATGTTTGCAGAAACCAACAACTTATGGGAGTCAAAGTACCTGAAAGACATCAGAGAGAGGAAGTCCAGA TCTAGAGAAGGAAGCTGTGTAACTGATGATTGGAGGGACTGCCCACGAACACTTGAAGAGCTTGAAGCAATCTTGAAGGCCAGAAATGAAGCTGCATTGACACATGAAAAGTCCCTGGCTTTTGCTTTCTCTCAACAG AACAAAATCCTGGATTCTGACAGGATCCCGTATGATGGAGAAGAAAATGAGGTAGAAAACAGAGCAAATTGGCTTGATAGGTGGATGGCAACAAAGCAGTGGGAGAACAGCAGCAGGGCTTCAACCGATTACAGAAGAGATTCCATAAAGACTGTTGAGGTTGACTCACTAAGAACATCCTCATACTCAGCAACAAATGGTCGAAAATCACGCTGCCAAAGTCCCATCCACAGACAAGCCGCCGCATCTCCTCACCACAGATCATTCCACAACGCTGCCCCAATTCAATCTCCGGCGACCCCATCCCTCATATCTAAAACAAGACCTGCCCAAGTCCGGCCAGCCAGCCCCCGATGCCTCAAGGAAGAAAAAAGCTATTCAACTGCGAACACTCCGTCTCTGCGCTCCACACAGCGCTTCAACAGCAGCGTTTCCCGCAACAGCACGAGCGTCAACGAGGGACCCGGAAACGCTTCAATTCCCAATTACATGGCCGCTACTGAGTCCGCAAAAGCGAGGATCCGATCGCAGAGTGCTCCACGACAGAGGCCCTCCACACCCGAGAGAGACCGCGGCGGCTCCGCCAGAAAACGCCTGTCTTACCCCATACCCGAACCGTACTGCGTGAACTTCGGATTCGGGTGCAACGGGTTCGGCCAGAATAATCTGAGAAGCCCCAGCTTCAAGAGCGTTCAGGCGGGGTACGTGGGGATGGAGGAGCAGTCGAATTACTCGTGCTATACAGAGAGCATCGGCGGAGAAATTTCGCCGTGCTCGACGACGGATTTGAGGAGGTGGTTACGGTGA